One segment of Triticum aestivum cultivar Chinese Spring chromosome 2A, IWGSC CS RefSeq v2.1, whole genome shotgun sequence DNA contains the following:
- the LOC123186657 gene encoding procyclic form-specific polypeptide B-alpha has translation MAATSSALLLLALVALAGLVDLQAFAAAPMPADEAEVSLAAATTTGMADPELDGTMQCLIGCFTTILGCAFKCLRTRKGIDLPLCVIGCNDRGIVCMFSCGKPPSPPGPKPTPPPAPTPTPPPAPTPTPPEPPAPTPTPPAPPAPKPKPPPAPKPKPPPPKPTPPYPPPAPTPTPTPTPPAPPTHPARRLTPMETSNDGDNYLA, from the coding sequence ATGGCTGCCACCAGctccgcgctcctcctcctcgccctcgtggCCCTGGCTGGCCTCGTCGATCTGCAGGCCTTCGCGGCCGCCCCGATGCCCGCTGACGAGGCAGAGGTCTccttggcggcggcgacgacgacgggcatGGCGGATCCGGAGCTGGACGGGACGATGCAGTGCCTGATCGGGTGCTTCACGACGATTCTGGGCTGCGCCTTCAAGTGCCTGCGCACGCGCAAGGGCATTGACCTGCCGCTCTGCGTCATCGGCTGCAACGACAGGGGCATTGTCTGCATGTTCAGCTGCGGCAAGCCACCTTCGCCGCCGGGTCCCAAGCCCACGCCACCACCTGCTCCCACACCCACGCCGCCACCTGCTCCCACACCCACGCCGCCAGAGCCGCCGGCTCCCACACCAACGCCACCAGCGCCGCCTGCTCCAAAACCCAAGCCGCCGCCTGCTCCAAAACCCAAGCCGCCGCCCCCCAAGCCGACGCCACCCTATCCACCACCTgcgcccacccccacccccacccccacgccgccggcgccccccACCCACCCAGCCCGCCGCCTTACGCCGATGGAGACCTCCAACGACGGCGACAATTACCTTGCATGA